The Bacteroidota bacterium genomic interval CGGCGTGAATAGAAGAGGCGGTCGCGGCTCAACTGGCTGTCACCGATGATAAACGGAAAATCAAAGATATTTTTCCCTTCAATAAAGAAAGGACGTTTCTCCTGGAAAAAAGTTTCAAAGGCGGTCAGATTGACTTCCGACGGGTCGGCCTCCACCTGGCCGAAATCGGGATTGATGGTATAATCAAGGGTTAGATCATTGGTCACTCCCACTTTACCATCGAGGCCGGCAGAGAATTTCATTTCAGAACCCTTTGAGAACGGATCTTCTTCATCTCTCTCATAGAATTCTTCTTTAGCCACGAGATAAGGGGTCATGTCAATCTGACGTTTTGGCTTTAAGCCGGTCAGGCCATGCAATTCACCAAACATGTGCACCCATCCCGAAGCATCCTGTGGAATAAACTGCCAGGCCGAATATTCATCATTTCTGAAAATTTTCCTTCCAACCTGAAGACCCCATACCTGGTTTTCATTCTTATTAAATCGCAATTGTGTGAGTGGAATGCTCATCTCGGCGATCCATCCGGAATCTGTGACCGATGTTTTGACGTACCAGATGGGATCCCAAGTATCATCTTCATAGTTACCATCTTCAGTAATTATGCGGTCGTTTTTCACGCCGCCGGCACTGATCGTAAAAGAAAATGCTGTCCGCTGATCATTGTAACTGTCGATCTGAATCTCGGCCAGGTCACCTTCCATCCCATCTCTCCGCGACATGCGCTTCACGATCTCTCCCGGAACGCTGTCATAGGAAAATATCACTGCATACAGGTTATTGTCATCATAAATGATCTTAAAAAATGTCGGCTGCGAGGGTGGCCTGTTTTCATAAGGCTGTATCTGTGTAAAGTTACCACCCCACGCTACAATGTTCCAGGCTTTATCATCACAGGTTCCATTTATCACCGGAGGTTCTCCCGTGATCTTAGCCGTAGTATATATATTCTTCTGTGAAAATACTGAATTGGAAAGTAATGATAAAATGATCAGTATGATAGCTTTTAATACGTGTCGAATCATAGTGATGTTTTAGGATGGATGAAACAGAAAAAGATGGAAAGTCACATCAGGTATTATGCCATATTATTTAACTCGTTGAATTCCTAGTTTTTATTTGGATCATTCTGAATGACAATATCTCCAGACTGTTCGAAAATGAATAGCCGGTGAACAATAGCGGACAGTGAGTTCAGCTGAGTTGGGGCTTTAAGTAGCAAACTGAAAGTTGCAAGTTACAGGTTACAAGTCGCAAGTTGCAAGTTACATGTTGTATGTTGAGTGTTAGAAGATTGTTAATGAGATAAAAACATTTTGTTGGAAATTATTGCCAGTAGAATTTAAGATTTTATTTAATTTTAACGTTCAACCTGAAACCTGTGACCTGTGACCTGTGACCTGTAACCTGTAACCATTAATCCCTCATGCACATCCATTTCATCCTGGTCAGTCCGGCTGTACCAGAAAATATCGGCGCGGCGGCGAGAGCGCTGAAGACGATGGGATTCAGCTCATTACGGCTGGTCAATCCTATTAATTATCCGGATGAAAAAGCATTATGGCTGGCTCACGGATCGGATGAGATACTTCGCAATGCCCTCATATTTACCTCCTTTGAAGAATCTATCCGTGATATTGATTTTATTATTGGCACCACCTCAAAAAAAAGAAAGATCAAGCACAATAATTATACACCTGAAAACCTGTTGGATATCATTCAAAATAAAGGGCAATCTGTTAATGCGGTGGCTATTGTTTTCGGGTGCGAAGAATCGGGTTTGACAAATACCGAATTACAATGCTGCCATATCCTGACCAGTATTCCGATGAAAGTATCTTATCCTTCACTGAATCTGGCACAGGCAGTCATGATTTACGCCTATGCGCTATCTCCCCTATCTCTTAAAATTGATGAAAATCATAAGCAGGCTGTCAATAAGCTTTCCTTCAATATTCTAAAACATAAGGTGGATGACATACTGGAATTCATCAACATAAAAAAGAATCCGGCGTTGCATAGCCGCATCATGGAGCGGCTTGACCTGCTTGGAGAAGAGGATATTCACCTCCTGCACTCCATTGTGAACAGTATCAATAAAAAAATTGCCGGCCGGGCTTCACATTCTACAGCGAGCTGCAAGGAATTTAATCACACCACCTCACCCCCTACACCCCCTCTCCTCCAGGAGAGGGGGACGGGGGGTGAGGCCAATTAAGGACATGAAACTGATAAACCGCTATATCACGATCATAATTCCGGTGTTGTGCTTACTATATTCAGTAAAAGTCAACTGGGGTGAAGGACAATGGCCACGGCTGATCCAGTCGGATGGCAAAGGTTATTATGCCTGGTTACCGGCTTTTTTCATCTATCACGACTTGAATTTTGGCTTTTATGAAAAAACCGAGTTACAAAACTCCTACGATAAAAACAGGATATTCGATTACCGCATATTTCATGAAGGTCACACTCTGAATAAATTCACCTGTGGAACAGCGTTGTGCCTCCTTCCATTTTTTCTGGCCGCACACCTGCTGACCATCATTTTCGGATATCCAGCCGACGGGTATTCACAATTTTATGCAATTTTTGTAAATATTGGAGCTTTATTCTACCTTTTTGTCGGGCTCTATTACCTGAAAAGGATTCTTGAATCCCTTAAATTTGAAGCCGGGATAATCAGTCTAATACTCACGGCTATTGTTTTTGGAACCAACCTGTTCTATTATGTGATTGGAGAGCCTTCCATGTCACACCTCTATTCATTCGCGGCTATCACGTTATTTATCTATTCATTGAAAAGCTATTTCCGGTCGCCATCATCAAAATGGCTTTTCTTCATAGCCATAACATTGGGTATTATCGTGTTAATCCGCCCGGTGAATACGATTATTGCCGCATCCATTCCATTCATTGCCGGAGATGGTGAACGTTTGAAAAATGCCATAAGATATGGGCTCAGCAACCTTAAAGCTTTGATCCCTTCAGTACTTGTTTTTTTATCTGTAATTTTTATTCAGCTGGTTTTATTTAAGATCCAGTCGGATGAATTTTTGGTTTATACCTATCCCGGTGAGAAATTTAACTTCGCACACCCACATATCCTTGAGATACTTTTCAGTTATAAGAAGGGGCTGTTTCTTTACACTCCGGTATTCCTTATTTCGATGTGTGGCTTTATCTGGTTATTCAGGAAAAACCGTTTTGAAGGATGGAGCCTTCTTGGTTTTTTCGCCTTGCTGATCTATATTTTTTCCTCGTGGTGGAACTGGTGGTATGGAGGAGGCTTCTCATCACGGGTTTTTGTGGATTACCTGCCTTTTTTTTCCATTCTTCTTGGATATTCCTTCAATCTTTTCATGACCAGGAAAATCCGAGTAATATTTATCACCTTAATTTTTCTTCTGATTATGTTATGCCAGGTGCAAACTCTTCAATACCGCTATCTTCATATTCATTGGGAAGAGATGACAAAAGAAAAATATTGGGATAGTTTTTTAAGGATAGACCGGATTTTAAAAGAGAAATCCGATTCTAAAACAAATTAAAAATAATCGCATGCACGATCACTCCAGAGAAAGATTATTGCGTACCGTTAGTGAAGGCAGGGAAGCATTCGGAAAAGCCAAAAATCGATTTTATAAAGCGTAAGCGGAAAGAAGGCCTGCCTCACCCCCGCTTGCCATTCAAAAATAGAATATCCAGCACAGCCGTATTCAGCAAATGATTAAATGTTGCAGGATCTTCAAGCTGAATGAAATGTCCTACACCCTTCATGGGGATCATCTTATAGTTTTTGGTCAGTGCCCGGTGAGAGGGGGTGAAGGGGGTGAGGTTAATTTTATAGCCCCGAAATTAGCTAAATTCGTGAGAAAATATACTGCCGGCATCTTAAATCTTTATGACTACTTTATTTACTTTTGCTTACCGAATCATATCATACAAAATCAAGACAGGAACGAAATCACATAAGAAAAATGAGACCGTCGCCAAGTAAACATACAAACAAATCAGTCAGTATGAACCTCAGAGCAAGCTCTGGACTCAAATTCCGCAACAAACTGCGGGGTATTTAACCAAATCACCTCACCCCCTTCACCCCCTCTCCTGTGGGAGAGGGGGACGGGAGGTGAGGTCAATAAACTCCTCCTAATTATGCCAATCGCTAACTTAAAAGACCAGAAAGAAATTGAGATCATCCCGGGATATTTTGTGAAATTCATCCACGGTGAACAGATGACAACTGCCCATTTCAGGATCATGGCCGGAGCAGAAACGCCAGAGCATTCTCATCCGCATGAACAGGTATCGAATATCATCAGTGGCCGGTTTGAACTCACCGTTGATGGCACTCCCTACATCCTTGACAAAGAGAAAGTTTTTCTCATACCTTCAAATGTAAAGCATAAAGGAAAAGCCCTCACGGATTGCCGGATTATTGATGTTTTTTCTCCGGTAAGGGAAGATTACAGGAAATTATCAAAATGATCGCACTAAAACGATTCTCCAATTCACTAAAATGATCATGCTATGGAAGAAAAAAAAGTGGTCATCATTGGCGCTGGTATAGCAGGGCTGTCAGCCGGATGTTATCTGCAAATGAATGGTTATCGCACCGAAATTTTCGAAATGCATTCCTTGCCCGGAGGATTTTGTACATCCTGGGAACGCGACAACTATATCATTGATGGATGTATTCACTGGCTTGTCGGCTCCAGTCCGAATGACCCCTTGTACAATCTCTGGAATGAACTGGTCGACATGAAAAAAATACATTTCATTGATCCGGATCTTTTTATGAGGGTTGAAGATGATCAGGGGCATTATATCGATTTTTTTGCCGATATTGATAAACTTGAGAAGGAACTGCTGGATAAAGCTCCTGAAGATAAAAAGTTTATTAAGACCTATTGCAGGAGCATACGAAGATTCACGAAATTCAATGTTCCCAGTGAAAAAACCGAGGAATTGTATAATTTCTCCGATATGCTAAAGATGACTTTCAAAGTGATGCCCTATATAGGCGATCTCATGAAATGGGAGCGTATAAGTATCAATGACTTACTTCCTGAAATCAAGAATCCCTTGCTACAAAAGACTTTTAAGCACCTGTTCGTGAATGAGATGTCGGTCATTTTCCTGATCTTCACTTCTGCCTGGTTACACAAGAAAACCGCCGGATATCCCGTCGGAGGATCACTTAATTTTTCAAAGCACATTGAAAAAAGATTTCTCGAATTAGGAGGCAAAATACATTACAACCAGAAAGTAAGCAAGATCCTGACAGAAGGAAACGGTAAAACAGACAAAGCCTCAGGAATTCAATTGAAATCAGGTGAAACACACAGTGCCGACATTGTTATTTCGGCTGCCGACGGGCACTATACTATTTTTGAAATGCTGGAAGGAAAATACATTGATAAAACCATAAAGGGGTATTATGATAATTATCTTCCCTTTTCATCCTATGTCCAGGTCGCATTGGGAGTGGCACGCACATTTGAGGATACGCCTGATTGTATTGTGATACCAGCCCAAAAGCCCATTGTCATTGATGAGAATCACACAGCGGATACGGTGGATGCGCGCATCTTCCATTTTGATCCGACTCTGGCTCCTGCCGGGAAAACAGTCATCATTGCCCTCTTTCCAACTTACAACTACCAGTATTGGGTTGAACTCAAAGCGAGGGATCTGATAAAATATAAAGAAGAAAAAAACCGTATTGCAAAGGAAGTGATCGAGGTTCTTGATGCGCGTTTCGGATCTGTCAAAGACAAACTGGAGATGATTGATGTATCAACGCCATCAACTGTGATACGGTATACAAACAACTGGCGTGGCAGCTTTGAAGGGTGGGTGCTTACTCCTCATTTAGGCTTCAGAGGTCTTAAAAAGACACTCCCCGGCCTCGATAATTTCTATATGGCCGGGCACTGGGTCATACCCGGTGGCGGCCTCCCCGCCGCTTTAATGAGCGGAAGAGGAGTCACACAGATTATTTGTAAAACAGATGGGAAAAAATTTAAAACTGAATCGTTCGGATAATGATTCGTCAGGTATGCACGTGTCAGGTAGCATGATTAATCCTAATTCATAATATTCCGGGAAAGATGAAAAAGAAAATCGTTTGTTTCATAATGTGTATAGTTTTCTTGTTCCTTTTAATATCCCCAGGCCTGAAAGCACAGGTTGATATTGACAAACTGTCGATAAAGCCCTATCTCGTTGCCATTGTGGTCAGCGATGCAAAAAAAACGATCAACTGGTATGAGCAAAACCTCGGATTCAAAACCTTCAAGGTTTTCGAACTTCCGGAATTCCGGGGCAAGGTGTATTTTATCAAGCGTGGCGACTTCCAGATCGAGGTTATTGAAAATGACAAGTCTCTTCCAAAACAGGAAATGACCTTGCCCGAAGGGATTGAATTTCTTCAGGGGTACCTGAAATTAGCTTTTTTCACCGACGATCTGGATGGACTCACCAAACAGCTCAAATACAACAAGGTCTATATACTCATCGATATCACCAAAGATCCATTATCAGAGTTCAGGTTCATTCTTATTGAAGATAATGAAGGGAATACAATACAGATATACGGCACTTAATATATCAGATGACAAACAGATTGAATCTTAAAGTCGAGATCGACAGCAGTTCAGGATTCTGTTTCGGGGTGACCAGTGCCATTAAAAAAGCTGAAGAGATCCTCGATAAGCAAGACAAACTCTACTGCCTTGGCGAGATCGTCCACAACGAGGAAGAGATCAGGCGGCTGGAAAAAAAAGGACTGATTACCATTGACAGGGAACAACTAAAAACACTGCATGGACAAAAAATCCTGTTCAGGGCTCATGGTGAGCCTCCCTCAAGTTATTATATCGCCAAAATGAATAATAACGAGATCATTGACGCCTCCTGTCCGATCATTCTGAAGCTGCATAATAAAATTAAAAAATCGCATGGCCAGGATGAGCATATTTTTATTTTCGGCAAAAAGGACCACCCAGAGGTCATCGGGCTTAATGGCCAGATAGAAAATAAAGCTGTTGTCTTTGAAAAAATCGAAGATCTTGATATTAACAAAATGCCGGCAAAAATCACCCTTTACAGCCAAACGACGAGGAGCCTGGATGAATTCCACGACATCATCAGTTATTTGGAACGCTCGGGAATTACGGTCATTGTCAAAGACTCGATTTGCCGCGCAGTATCAAACCGGCAGTTTGAGTTGAAAGACTTCTGCAGGAAATATGACAAAATCATTTTTGTGGCCGGAAAACACTCCTCAAACGGAAAGGTGCTATTTAAGATCTGCAGGGAGCAGAATCCGATGACCTTTTATGTAAGCTCCCCTCAGGAGGTTCAGCGTGACTGGTTTTCGCCAGGTGACACCGTAGGCATCAGCGGAGCAACATCTACGCCTATGTGGTTGATGGAAGACGTCCGTCAGATCTTGCTATCCTATTGATCATTTTATTCCCTGGTAGATTTAATCATATGCACAATAAGACCACACAAAATCTGAATCATGAGGAAGCCGAGGTGAACAACAGGCCGTTCTGAATTTCTTTGACGGCATCACCACAATGTACATTGCGCTTAAGTAAGCATAATGAAGAAATCACCTCACCCCCTTCACCCCCTCTCCTGGAGGAGAGGGGGACGGGGGGTGAGGCCAATTAAAACTTGTAGCATTTAATCTGAGGACATCCGGATAATAAGGTTATTCAACATTTCAGAATGCCATACCTCAAAAAAAATAGCGGTAGCAGAGCGTCAGATGAGTCACAGTCTTTTGCAGCCGTTTCTCAGGCCGGAGAAAGTGAATCCAAAAAGACGCTGCGAACATTCGCAGCGGCTTCCTTTTTAAATGACATGGGTTCCGACATCATTTTCCCGATCTGGCCATTGTTTGTCACCTCCGTTCTGAATGCCAATATGGCTGTCTTGGGATTTCTCGATGGCCTCGGCGAGGCCTTGGTTTCCCTCTCACAGGCAGCATCAGGATACATTTCCGACCGGATAAGGCGAAGAAAGGTATTTGTATGGACTGGATATCTGTTTGGCTCAGCATCTCGCATAGGCTATGCCTTTTCAACTCTCTGGCAACACCTGATCCCTTTCAGGATACTCGACAGGGCAGGAAAGATAAGAAGTGCTCCACGCGATGCCATCATCGCTGATATTTCCACCGGTCAAAACAGAGGCAGGAACTTCGGACTCCTGAGAACTATGGACAACCTCGGTGCTGTGGTCGGGATAACGCTTTGCATCGTGTTATTCAATATTCTCGGCTATAAGAAGCTTTTCCTCCTGGCAGCCATACCATCGTTTATCGGCGCATTGCTTGTGATATTTCTTATCAAAGAAAAAAAAGAATCGAAGATCAAAATCTTCAAGGGGATATCGTTTAAGGATCTGGACCGGAATTTCAGGTTATTCCTGGTCCTGAGTGCGTTCTTTGCCCTTGGGTCATTCAGCTATTCGTTTCTGCTGATCTTTGCCAAAGATGCAGGTTTTAAGACAGGATTTGTTCCTGTTCTTTATCTCATTGCCACAGCCGTAGCATCCATAGTTTCATTACCCTTTGGCAGGTTGTCGGATAGAATTGGCCGGAAAAAGGTACTCATGTTCTCTTTCATCCTCTGGGGTATCCTCAGCCTGGTCTTTATCCTTCTGCACAGTCATGCAGCCATTATCGGAGCCTTTGTCATATACGGACTGCATAAAGGAGCCATAGAGCCGGTTCAAAAGACCTTTGTCGCCGAGCTGTCTCCATCGCAGTTCAGGGCCAGCACACTGGGCGGCTTTCAAATGGTCGTCGGCTTATGCGCCCTGCCTTCTTCATTTTTTGCAGGCCTGTTATGGGATAAAATCAATCCCATCGCTCCCTTCTGCTTTTCACTGGTACTGACCATCATTGCAGTGCTGCTGCTAGTTTTCGTAAAAGAAAAAATTCAATGATCATTGATTTGAGTATGAAAGCCAGGCTAGCTGATGACGAAAAAATTGCAAACGGTGATGTTTCGGCAAGTATTGAAAATACGAAGCGCAAGGAAGAAATGAAACGACTTTTGATTTACTTTTTAAGACTACCTTATTATTCCTTTATAAACGATATTTTATAAAGAGGAGAGTTGCAATGGTATTTTAATTCCCAAAGGTTTCCACCATTGGAAGTTTTGATGATTTTCCCTTCCGGTGGCCAGCCTGCCGACTGACCTACTATCAAAGCAAGTTGATCATCATAATTATCTATTCCAACCAGAAACATATTTCCGGGACCAGCGCTTTGCTGTTGAATCCAGGAAGTTCCACCATCTTTTGTAATATAAATCCCATCCAAATCAAAAGCCCCCCACCAGGTTTGTTCATCCAGCATCTTAAGATGGTTAATGTCTGCTCCTCCCACACCACCTGTGATTAACGAATCATTTTTCCAGGTTGCTCCTCCATCCGTAGTAAATGCATAATGTGATTTACATCCATAGACCACGATATGATCAGCGCCAGAACTGGTAACATCTATCCACTCATGTTTATTGTAATTATCAGCAAGTACAATAGAATCCCATGTTGTCCCCCCGTCAAGTGTAAAGGCAATAAAACCAATCATATCCTTCTTTGCATTTATACCTCCTGCAACATATACCATCTGTGAATTAACAGCACAAATGCCCTGCATTAATCCCTTGTGAAAAAATGAGGTATCATACAGCACCCATGTATATCCACCGTCAGTTGAATTATACACAACTCCGTTTGCTCCACTAATCCATATATTGTTTTTATCAACAATAGATATACACATAAGTTCCGGATTACCCGGGATATCCTGAGCCTGGACCCGTGTCCATGTCTGACCTCCATCTGTTGTTTTTAAAATTACATTCTCTGAACATACTGCCCATACATTATTTTCATCGAGAGCCCAGACATCCTCTACATCTATTCCCTTTAAAGCCTGAGAACCTCCTCCCTGTCTTGTCCATGTATCACCCCCGTCATTTGAGAATAGAATCATTCCATATGTTGTACTGTCCTGTGCCCCAACTGCCCAGGCATAATTTTTTCTTGTGGGAGTGTCATTATCTTTTTTACAGCCGGTTGATAAAGCCATTAAGATAACAATGATGAAACTAAGGTAAAAAAGTAGCTTTTTCATGATCTTGGTTTA includes:
- a CDS encoding tRNA/rRNA methyltransferase; this encodes MHIHFILVSPAVPENIGAAARALKTMGFSSLRLVNPINYPDEKALWLAHGSDEILRNALIFTSFEESIRDIDFIIGTTSKKRKIKHNNYTPENLLDIIQNKGQSVNAVAIVFGCEESGLTNTELQCCHILTSIPMKVSYPSLNLAQAVMIYAYALSPLSLKIDENHKQAVNKLSFNILKHKVDDILEFINIKKNPALHSRIMERLDLLGEEDIHLLHSIVNSINKKIAGRASHSTASCKEFNHTTSPPTPPLLQERGTGGEAN
- a CDS encoding cupin domain-containing protein, which gives rise to MPIANLKDQKEIEIIPGYFVKFIHGEQMTTAHFRIMAGAETPEHSHPHEQVSNIISGRFELTVDGTPYILDKEKVFLIPSNVKHKGKALTDCRIIDVFSPVREDYRKLSK
- a CDS encoding NAD(P)/FAD-dependent oxidoreductase encodes the protein MEEKKVVIIGAGIAGLSAGCYLQMNGYRTEIFEMHSLPGGFCTSWERDNYIIDGCIHWLVGSSPNDPLYNLWNELVDMKKIHFIDPDLFMRVEDDQGHYIDFFADIDKLEKELLDKAPEDKKFIKTYCRSIRRFTKFNVPSEKTEELYNFSDMLKMTFKVMPYIGDLMKWERISINDLLPEIKNPLLQKTFKHLFVNEMSVIFLIFTSAWLHKKTAGYPVGGSLNFSKHIEKRFLELGGKIHYNQKVSKILTEGNGKTDKASGIQLKSGETHSADIVISAADGHYTIFEMLEGKYIDKTIKGYYDNYLPFSSYVQVALGVARTFEDTPDCIVIPAQKPIVIDENHTADTVDARIFHFDPTLAPAGKTVIIALFPTYNYQYWVELKARDLIKYKEEKNRIAKEVIEVLDARFGSVKDKLEMIDVSTPSTVIRYTNNWRGSFEGWVLTPHLGFRGLKKTLPGLDNFYMAGHWVIPGGGLPAALMSGRGVTQIICKTDGKKFKTESFG
- a CDS encoding VOC family protein; translation: MKKKIVCFIMCIVFLFLLISPGLKAQVDIDKLSIKPYLVAIVVSDAKKTINWYEQNLGFKTFKVFELPEFRGKVYFIKRGDFQIEVIENDKSLPKQEMTLPEGIEFLQGYLKLAFFTDDLDGLTKQLKYNKVYILIDITKDPLSEFRFILIEDNEGNTIQIYGT
- a CDS encoding 4-hydroxy-3-methylbut-2-enyl diphosphate reductase; translated protein: MTNRLNLKVEIDSSSGFCFGVTSAIKKAEEILDKQDKLYCLGEIVHNEEEIRRLEKKGLITIDREQLKTLHGQKILFRAHGEPPSSYYIAKMNNNEIIDASCPIILKLHNKIKKSHGQDEHIFIFGKKDHPEVIGLNGQIENKAVVFEKIEDLDINKMPAKITLYSQTTRSLDEFHDIISYLERSGITVIVKDSICRAVSNRQFELKDFCRKYDKIIFVAGKHSSNGKVLFKICREQNPMTFYVSSPQEVQRDWFSPGDTVGISGATSTPMWLMEDVRQILLSY
- a CDS encoding MFS transporter, whose protein sequence is MPYLKKNSGSRASDESQSFAAVSQAGESESKKTLRTFAAASFLNDMGSDIIFPIWPLFVTSVLNANMAVLGFLDGLGEALVSLSQAASGYISDRIRRRKVFVWTGYLFGSASRIGYAFSTLWQHLIPFRILDRAGKIRSAPRDAIIADISTGQNRGRNFGLLRTMDNLGAVVGITLCIVLFNILGYKKLFLLAAIPSFIGALLVIFLIKEKKESKIKIFKGISFKDLDRNFRLFLVLSAFFALGSFSYSFLLIFAKDAGFKTGFVPVLYLIATAVASIVSLPFGRLSDRIGRKKVLMFSFILWGILSLVFILLHSHAAIIGAFVIYGLHKGAIEPVQKTFVAELSPSQFRASTLGGFQMVVGLCALPSSFFAGLLWDKINPIAPFCFSLVLTIIAVLLLVFVKEKIQ
- a CDS encoding YCF48-related protein, giving the protein MKKLLFYLSFIIVILMALSTGCKKDNDTPTRKNYAWAVGAQDSTTYGMILFSNDGGDTWTRQGGGSQALKGIDVEDVWALDENNVWAVCSENVILKTTDGGQTWTRVQAQDIPGNPELMCISIVDKNNIWISGANGVVYNSTDGGYTWVLYDTSFFHKGLMQGICAVNSQMVYVAGGINAKKDMIGFIAFTLDGGTTWDSIVLADNYNKHEWIDVTSSGADHIVVYGCKSHYAFTTDGGATWKNDSLITGGVGGADINHLKMLDEQTWWGAFDLDGIYITKDGGTSWIQQQSAGPGNMFLVGIDNYDDQLALIVGQSAGWPPEGKIIKTSNGGNLWELKYHCNSPLYKISFIKE